Proteins encoded together in one Candidatus Binataceae bacterium window:
- a CDS encoding DUF2203 domain-containing protein — translation MANDEFSRLFTVSEANALIPRLELIVRELQKQAQVVRVHVAQLMEGQSEPPDLEALSRRDPAVGTAIRAIAENAQAIEEMGCFLKDIDLGLVDFPAEIAGEVVFLCWQYGEPQLLAWHALDAGFATRQPLAGSRKPMLN, via the coding sequence TTGGCTAATGACGAATTTTCCCGCTTGTTTACGGTATCGGAAGCCAACGCTTTGATTCCGCGCCTGGAGCTGATTGTGCGGGAATTGCAGAAACAGGCCCAAGTTGTCCGGGTGCATGTGGCTCAGCTCATGGAAGGGCAAAGCGAACCACCCGATCTGGAAGCCTTGAGCCGCCGCGATCCTGCGGTTGGCACCGCGATTCGCGCGATCGCCGAAAATGCCCAGGCCATTGAGGAAATGGGCTGCTTTCTGAAGGATATCGACCTGGGGTTGGTGGATTTCCCGGCGGAAATCGCCGGCGAGGTGGTTTTTCTCTGCTGGCAGTATGGAGAGCCACAACTGCTAGCTTGGCACGCCCTCGATGCCGGCTTCGCTACCCGCCAACCTCTGGCGGGCAGCAGGAAACCGATGCTTAACTGA